A genomic window from Cupriavidus metallidurans CH34 includes:
- a CDS encoding polyprenyl synthetase family protein: MSDFATWMRAQGARTEAALEAALPSTDTIPYTLHEAMRYAVLGGGKRVRPLLVHAAGEVVGATPEACDAAACAVEMIHAYSLVHDDMPCMDDDDLRRGRPTVHKAYDEATALLVGDALQSQAFIVLAQTPALAAEARLKVVAELAVASGSIGMCGGQAIDLQNVGKAMTREALEGMHRMKTGALLRASVRMGALCGNIDQAGLVALDRYAAAVGLAFQVVDDILDVTADTATLGKTAGKDAANDKPTYVSLLGLDAARELAAQLRTDAHEALEGFGTRAGRLAELADLIVLRSN, encoded by the coding sequence ATGAGCGATTTCGCCACTTGGATGCGGGCGCAGGGCGCCCGCACCGAAGCCGCTTTGGAAGCGGCCCTACCTTCCACGGACACAATTCCATACACCCTCCATGAGGCGATGCGCTATGCTGTGCTCGGCGGTGGCAAGCGTGTGCGCCCCCTGTTAGTGCACGCTGCGGGCGAGGTGGTCGGTGCGACACCCGAGGCCTGCGACGCCGCAGCATGCGCCGTCGAGATGATTCACGCCTATTCGCTGGTCCACGACGACATGCCCTGCATGGACGACGACGATCTGCGCCGCGGACGCCCCACGGTCCACAAGGCCTATGACGAGGCCACGGCCCTGCTGGTCGGTGACGCGCTGCAGAGCCAGGCGTTTATCGTGCTGGCCCAGACCCCGGCTCTGGCTGCGGAAGCGCGCCTGAAAGTGGTGGCGGAACTGGCCGTGGCATCGGGCTCGATAGGCATGTGCGGTGGACAAGCCATCGACCTCCAGAACGTTGGCAAGGCCATGACCCGCGAGGCGCTCGAAGGCATGCACCGCATGAAGACCGGCGCCCTGTTGCGCGCCAGCGTGCGCATGGGTGCGTTGTGCGGAAACATCGACCAGGCCGGCCTTGTGGCGCTTGATCGATATGCCGCGGCCGTGGGATTGGCGTTCCAGGTCGTGGACGATATTCTCGACGTCACTGCCGACACGGCAACGCTTGGCAAGACGGCGGGCAAGGATGCCGCGAACGACAAGCCGACCTACGTATCGCTGCTTGGCCTGGATGCCGCACGCGAGCTGGCTGCCCAGCTTCGCACCGACGCCCACGAGGCGCTGGAGGGATTCGGCACACGCGCTGGCCGGCTCGCCGAACTGGCCGACCTGATCGTGCTGCGCTCAAACTGA
- a CDS encoding exodeoxyribonuclease VII small subunit, with protein sequence MPRTTTAPVQPEDTPAASVPPASYEAAMAELETLVASMESGDLPLEASLAAYRRGAELVRFCQQSLERVAQQVKVLEGDALKPLAGESRTQNNADSNSADFE encoded by the coding sequence ATGCCAAGAACCACGACCGCCCCGGTCCAGCCTGAAGATACGCCGGCCGCCAGCGTGCCGCCGGCTTCCTATGAGGCCGCGATGGCCGAGCTGGAAACGCTGGTGGCGAGCATGGAAAGCGGCGATCTGCCGCTCGAGGCATCGCTTGCCGCCTACCGCCGTGGTGCCGAGCTGGTGCGCTTTTGCCAGCAGAGCCTGGAGCGCGTGGCGCAGCAGGTCAAGGTACTCGAAGGTGACGCACTGAAGCCGCTAGCCGGCGAGTCGCGCACCCAGAACAACGCAGACAGCAACAGCGCAGATTTCGAATGA
- a CDS encoding aromatic ring-hydroxylating oxygenase subunit alpha, with the protein MSNLSTALKLAPADSQLPVNVYFDEALHQQELELLFKNGPGYVGHELMVPETGDFQTLAAEDEGRMLVRNPDGIELLSNVCRHRQAIMLNGRGNARNIVCPLHRWTYDLKGGLLGAPHFEKQPCTHLNRSPLQNWNGLLFEGKRDVRADLAKLGVAQDLNFDGYKLDHVEVHDCDYNWKTFIEVYLEDYHVVPFHPGLGSFVSCDDLKWEFGDWHSVQTVGLHAGLKRPGSPTYEKWHEAVLRFNNGQLPKHGAIWLTYFPNIMVEWYPNVLCISTLHPLGPRKTRNIVEFYYPEEIALFEREFVEAERAAYMETCIEDDEIAERMDAGRLALMKRGISETGPYQSPMEDGMQHFHEWYRRVMDYSR; encoded by the coding sequence ATGTCCAATCTCAGCACCGCGCTCAAGCTGGCGCCGGCTGATTCGCAGTTGCCCGTAAATGTCTACTTTGACGAGGCACTGCATCAACAAGAACTGGAACTGCTGTTCAAGAATGGCCCCGGCTACGTCGGCCACGAACTGATGGTGCCGGAGACCGGCGACTTTCAGACGCTGGCCGCCGAGGACGAAGGCCGTATGCTGGTGCGCAACCCTGACGGCATCGAGCTGCTGTCGAACGTGTGCCGCCATCGCCAAGCCATCATGCTCAACGGCCGCGGCAATGCCAGGAACATCGTCTGCCCGCTGCATCGCTGGACATACGACCTCAAGGGTGGCCTGCTCGGCGCGCCGCACTTCGAGAAGCAGCCCTGCACGCACCTGAACCGCTCGCCGCTGCAGAACTGGAACGGCCTGCTGTTTGAGGGCAAGCGCGACGTGCGCGCCGACCTGGCAAAGCTCGGCGTGGCGCAGGACCTGAACTTCGACGGTTACAAGCTCGACCACGTGGAAGTCCACGACTGTGATTACAACTGGAAGACCTTCATCGAGGTCTATCTGGAGGACTATCACGTCGTGCCGTTCCACCCGGGCTTGGGCAGCTTTGTCTCCTGCGACGACCTCAAGTGGGAATTCGGCGACTGGCATAGCGTGCAGACCGTGGGCCTGCATGCTGGCCTGAAGCGCCCGGGCAGCCCTACGTACGAGAAGTGGCACGAGGCTGTGTTGCGCTTCAACAACGGGCAACTGCCGAAGCACGGCGCGATCTGGCTGACCTACTTCCCCAACATCATGGTGGAGTGGTACCCGAATGTGCTGTGCATTTCGACGCTGCACCCGTTGGGCCCGCGCAAGACGCGCAATATCGTCGAGTTCTACTACCCCGAGGAAATCGCGCTGTTCGAACGCGAGTTCGTCGAGGCCGAGCGCGCTGCCTATATGGAAACGTGCATCGAGGACGACGAGATCGCCGAGCGAATGGACGCCGGCCGCCTGGCGCTGATGAAGCGCGGTATCAGCGAGACCGGCCCCTACCAGTCTCCGATGGAAGACGGCATGCAGCACTTCCACGAGTGGTACCGCCGCGTGATGGACTACAGCAGATAA
- a CDS encoding DMT family transporter yields the protein MQSLWMLFAAFSFSLMGVGVKLAAEFYTTGEIVFYRSLIGVTIMWIMLASRGVPVSTPHMATHIKRSVFGVTALLLWFTSISMLPLATAMTLNYMSPVWIALILGASAALAGTAGAADRKLIGAILLSFAGVICLLQPSVGQDQLTGGLIGLISGVFTALAYVEVRQLGQLGEPEGRIVFYFSAVGLVCGLVWMLFTGVSPHTWHSAGLLLAIGILATLGQTSMTRAYKRGNTLLTANLQYAGIVFSSLWGILVWSDKLNWISWLGMALIVASGIATTLTRARATDKHPTPATPVKSLEAEVHPEV from the coding sequence ATGCAATCGCTCTGGATGTTGTTCGCCGCCTTCTCGTTCTCGTTGATGGGGGTGGGTGTCAAGCTGGCGGCCGAGTTCTACACCACGGGCGAGATCGTCTTCTATCGCAGCCTCATCGGCGTGACGATCATGTGGATCATGCTGGCCTCGCGCGGAGTGCCGGTGAGCACGCCGCACATGGCCACTCACATCAAGCGCAGCGTGTTCGGCGTGACCGCGCTGCTGCTCTGGTTCACCTCGATCTCGATGCTGCCGCTGGCCACGGCCATGACGCTCAATTACATGTCGCCGGTCTGGATCGCGCTGATCCTCGGCGCCAGCGCCGCGCTTGCCGGCACGGCCGGGGCGGCGGACCGCAAGCTGATCGGCGCGATCCTGCTGTCGTTTGCGGGCGTGATCTGTCTGCTGCAACCCTCGGTTGGCCAGGACCAACTCACTGGCGGCCTGATCGGCCTGATCTCGGGCGTGTTCACGGCGCTGGCCTATGTCGAAGTGCGCCAACTCGGCCAACTGGGCGAGCCGGAAGGCCGCATCGTGTTCTATTTCTCGGCCGTGGGGCTGGTTTGCGGCCTGGTCTGGATGCTCTTTACCGGCGTGAGCCCGCACACGTGGCATAGCGCGGGCCTGCTCCTGGCGATCGGCATCCTCGCCACGCTTGGCCAGACGTCGATGACGCGCGCCTACAAGCGCGGCAACACGTTGCTGACCGCCAACCTGCAGTACGCGGGCATCGTGTTTTCCAGCCTGTGGGGCATCCTGGTGTGGAGCGACAAGCTCAACTGGATCTCGTGGCTAGGCATGGCACTGATCGTAGCCAGCGGCATCGCCACCACGCTCACGCGCGCACGCGCCACAGACAAACACCCCACGCCGGCCACCCCGGTCAAGTCACTCGAGGCCGAGGTGCATCCGGAGGTGTAG
- a CDS encoding sulfurtransferase, which yields MPTPLITATELDQLRAAGKPRVVVFDCSFDLTNPAAGRDSYQQGHIPGAYYLHLDNELSGPKTGLSGRHPLPDAELFAARLRVLGVDDDTLVVAYDGQGSMYAARLWWMLRWIGHAAALVLDGGRNAWVAAGLPLEHGATAEPEIGGNLMRRASLVKTVDADALVANLSQPSLLVVDARAADRFRGENETLDPVGGHIPGAANRFFKDNLTADGYFKPADQLRADFGQVFTGKAPAQTVMQCGSGVTACHNLLALEVAGLTGAALYPGSWSEWCADPKRPVATGS from the coding sequence ATGCCGACTCCGCTGATCACCGCCACCGAACTCGACCAACTGCGCGCCGCCGGCAAGCCGCGCGTAGTCGTCTTCGACTGCTCGTTCGACCTGACCAACCCCGCCGCCGGCCGCGATAGCTATCAACAAGGCCATATCCCCGGCGCGTATTACCTCCACCTCGACAACGAACTCTCCGGACCGAAGACGGGCCTCAGCGGTCGCCACCCGCTGCCTGATGCCGAACTGTTCGCAGCGCGCCTGCGCGTGCTGGGCGTCGATGACGATACGCTGGTCGTGGCCTATGACGGACAAGGCAGCATGTATGCCGCACGGCTCTGGTGGATGCTGCGCTGGATCGGCCATGCCGCGGCGCTCGTGCTCGATGGCGGACGCAATGCGTGGGTGGCGGCCGGGTTGCCGCTGGAGCATGGCGCAACGGCCGAGCCGGAGATCGGCGGTAACCTGATGCGCCGTGCGTCGCTGGTGAAGACCGTGGATGCCGACGCGCTGGTGGCGAACCTGAGCCAGCCTTCGCTGCTGGTCGTCGATGCCCGCGCCGCGGACCGCTTCCGCGGCGAAAACGAAACGCTCGACCCGGTGGGCGGCCATATTCCCGGCGCCGCCAATCGTTTCTTCAAGGACAACCTGACGGCTGACGGCTACTTCAAGCCGGCCGATCAATTGCGCGCCGACTTCGGACAGGTGTTCACGGGCAAGGCCCCGGCGCAGACGGTGATGCAGTGCGGCTCGGGCGTCACGGCCTGCCACAATCTTCTGGCATTGGAAGTCGCCGGCCTGACCGGCGCGGCGCTCTATCCGGGCTCATGGAGCGAGTGGTGCGCTGACCCGAAGCGGCCAGTCGCCACCGGCAGCTAA
- a CDS encoding ZIP family metal transporter, producing MAPARLRADTGSGEPIIHSTLLYILLAATISGVGSIFGAALLSLTVASRVVERMVSFSVGVLLATALLHSLPEAFESGADTRALFGTLLAGLLGFFLLEKISLLRHSHHHEGDGHHHHHGHDREEAGRSGLTILVGDTFHNFADGIVIAAAFLANPHIGIVTALAIAAHEIPQEVGDFIVLLNAGFSKARAFAFNLLSSLAAIIGGLVGYFLLDQLTGWIPYVLVIASSSFLYIAVSDLMPQMQRKPRLKESAVQVVLVAAGIAAIVFITNGVHEQHGHRHSRTAAGVTSN from the coding sequence GTGGCGCCTGCCCGACTCCGGGCGGACACCGGTTCCGGGGAGCCCATCATCCATTCCACGCTTCTGTACATCCTGCTGGCCGCGACGATCTCGGGCGTCGGCAGCATTTTTGGCGCGGCGCTGCTCTCGCTGACCGTCGCGTCGCGCGTGGTGGAGCGCATGGTGAGCTTTTCAGTCGGGGTGCTGCTGGCCACCGCGCTGCTGCATTCGCTGCCCGAGGCCTTCGAATCCGGTGCTGATACGCGTGCGCTGTTCGGCACATTGCTGGCGGGACTTCTCGGCTTCTTCCTGCTGGAGAAGATCTCGCTGCTGCGTCATTCGCATCACCACGAGGGCGACGGGCATCATCACCATCACGGGCATGACCGCGAGGAAGCGGGGCGCAGCGGCCTGACGATCCTGGTGGGCGATACCTTCCACAACTTTGCCGACGGCATCGTGATTGCTGCCGCATTCCTTGCCAATCCGCATATCGGCATCGTCACTGCGCTGGCGATCGCCGCACACGAAATCCCGCAGGAAGTGGGCGACTTCATCGTGCTGCTGAATGCCGGGTTCTCGAAGGCGCGCGCGTTTGCGTTCAACCTGCTGTCGAGCCTGGCGGCCATCATCGGCGGGCTGGTCGGATATTTTCTGCTCGACCAGCTCACGGGCTGGATTCCGTACGTGCTGGTGATCGCGTCGAGCAGCTTCCTCTACATTGCCGTGAGCGATCTGATGCCGCAGATGCAGCGCAAGCCGCGACTCAAGGAGTCGGCGGTGCAGGTGGTGTTGGTGGCGGCCGGCATTGCGGCCATCGTTTTCATCACGAATGGCGTGCACGAGCAACACGGGCATCGCCACTCGCGCACCGCCGCCGGGGTGACATCGAACTGA
- a CDS encoding dienelactone hydrolase family protein — protein sequence MLKPEVESLVPGQTFDRRSFVKTALGSAFAAAVLPVHATTIKTDFKGLTAGEVTVESNGFKMPVYRAQPEGKTNLPVVLVISEIFGVHEHIADICRRFAKLGYLAIAPELFARQGDPSSYGTIQELQANIIQKVPDAQVMGDLDACVTWAGANGGDLSRLAITGFCWGGRITWLYTAHNNRVKAGVAWYGQLVGEPTALKPRNSVDIVNELDAPVLGLYGGKDTGITQEQVERMKAALAASSNPNAKASRFVVYPEAGHAFNADYRASYVESAAKDGWQRCLDWLRQHKVA from the coding sequence ATGCTGAAGCCCGAAGTCGAAAGCCTCGTTCCCGGTCAGACGTTCGACCGCCGCAGTTTCGTCAAGACCGCACTCGGATCGGCTTTCGCGGCCGCCGTGCTGCCGGTCCACGCCACGACCATCAAGACTGATTTCAAGGGCCTGACGGCTGGCGAGGTTACGGTCGAGTCGAATGGTTTCAAGATGCCGGTCTACCGCGCACAGCCCGAAGGCAAGACAAACCTGCCGGTGGTGCTGGTGATCAGCGAGATCTTCGGTGTGCACGAACACATCGCGGATATCTGCCGCCGCTTCGCCAAGCTGGGCTATCTGGCGATCGCGCCCGAGCTGTTCGCGCGTCAGGGCGACCCGAGCAGCTACGGCACGATCCAGGAGTTGCAGGCCAATATCATCCAGAAGGTGCCCGACGCCCAAGTGATGGGCGATCTCGACGCCTGCGTGACCTGGGCCGGCGCCAACGGTGGCGACCTGAGCCGTCTGGCCATTACCGGGTTCTGCTGGGGAGGTCGCATTACGTGGCTTTACACGGCACACAACAATCGCGTGAAGGCCGGTGTGGCGTGGTACGGGCAGCTTGTAGGCGAGCCGACAGCGCTCAAGCCGCGCAATTCGGTCGATATCGTCAACGAACTCGATGCGCCGGTGCTGGGTCTGTATGGCGGCAAGGACACTGGCATTACGCAGGAGCAAGTGGAACGGATGAAGGCTGCGCTGGCCGCTTCTTCCAATCCGAACGCCAAGGCGTCGCGGTTCGTGGTCTACCCGGAAGCCGGGCACGCGTTCAACGCCGACTATCGCGCCAGCTATGTCGAGTCGGCTGCCAAGGACGGCTGGCAACGCTGTCTCGACTGGCTCCGTCAACACAAGGTCGCCTGA
- a CDS encoding NAD(P)/FAD-dependent oxidoreductase, whose protein sequence is MSHAYDKEDSTQREAATVSTQPRTVARSEKQAHRIIVVGGGAGGLELVTRLGDKLGKSGTAQVTLVDRSPTHIWKPLLHEVAAGSMDPNTHQLEYVAQARWHYFEFQQGELTGIDRERKLVKVAACLDQDGAELLPARELPYDTLVLAIGCVTHFFGVPGAAENAIALDTVDQAERFRRKLIAACVRAQNGRGRVGEDGRPRVDVAIIGAGATGVELSAELRNTAHVLNAYGLHQLDPRRDVRIHIVEAGPRILPALTERVSAETTKLLRKLDVDVFTSERVTEVTKDAVLTASGKHVDADLTVWAAGITAPGVLRTLGLPVSKMGQIVVGPTLQCETDPDIFAFGDCAAAPWPEKQTTVPPRAQAAHQQATFLYDAIRARLAGKPLPKFGFKDFGSLVSLGHFSAVGSLMGGLIGGSMFIEGLFARFMYTSLYRMHVLALHGAIGMGLDTITHWLRSKTSPRVKLH, encoded by the coding sequence ATGAGTCACGCATACGACAAAGAGGACAGCACGCAGAGGGAGGCGGCAACCGTAAGTACTCAGCCCCGCACGGTGGCACGATCGGAGAAGCAGGCACACCGGATCATCGTGGTCGGTGGCGGAGCCGGCGGGCTCGAGCTTGTCACGCGGTTGGGCGACAAGCTTGGCAAGTCCGGCACGGCGCAGGTGACGCTGGTCGACCGCTCGCCCACGCACATCTGGAAGCCGCTGCTGCACGAGGTGGCGGCGGGCAGCATGGACCCGAACACGCATCAGCTCGAGTACGTGGCCCAGGCGCGTTGGCACTACTTCGAGTTCCAGCAAGGCGAACTGACCGGCATCGACCGGGAGCGCAAGCTTGTGAAGGTGGCGGCGTGCCTCGATCAGGATGGCGCGGAATTGCTGCCTGCCCGGGAATTGCCGTATGACACGCTCGTGCTCGCCATCGGTTGCGTCACGCATTTCTTCGGTGTGCCTGGAGCAGCCGAGAACGCGATCGCGCTCGATACGGTCGATCAGGCAGAGCGCTTCCGGCGCAAGCTGATTGCCGCGTGCGTGCGCGCGCAGAACGGCCGGGGCCGAGTCGGGGAGGATGGCCGCCCACGGGTCGACGTGGCGATCATCGGCGCCGGCGCGACGGGGGTGGAACTGTCAGCGGAGTTGCGCAATACAGCGCACGTGCTCAATGCGTACGGGCTGCACCAGCTCGATCCGCGTCGCGACGTACGCATCCATATCGTCGAGGCGGGCCCGCGCATCCTGCCGGCGCTGACGGAGCGTGTATCGGCCGAGACAACCAAGCTGCTGCGCAAGCTCGATGTCGACGTGTTCACTTCGGAGCGCGTGACCGAAGTCACGAAGGACGCCGTGCTGACTGCCAGCGGCAAGCATGTCGATGCCGATCTGACGGTGTGGGCGGCGGGTATTACCGCGCCGGGTGTGCTGCGCACGCTCGGCCTGCCGGTCAGCAAGATGGGCCAGATCGTCGTGGGCCCGACGCTGCAGTGCGAGACGGATCCGGACATCTTCGCGTTCGGCGATTGCGCTGCCGCGCCGTGGCCCGAGAAGCAGACCACAGTGCCGCCGCGCGCTCAGGCCGCGCACCAGCAGGCAACATTCCTCTATGACGCGATTCGCGCGCGGCTGGCTGGCAAGCCGCTGCCGAAGTTCGGCTTCAAGGACTTCGGCTCGCTGGTGTCGTTGGGCCACTTCAGCGCCGTGGGCAGTCTGATGGGTGGCCTGATCGGTGGTTCGATGTTCATCGAGGGGCTGTTCGCGCGCTTCATGTACACGTCGCTGTACCGGATGCATGTACTGGCGCTGCATGGGGCCATTGGCATGGGGCTGGACACCATCACGCACTGGCTGCGCAGCAAGACCAGCCCGCGCGTGAAGCTGCACTAG
- the polA gene encoding DNA polymerase I produces the protein MSDSPKTLLLVDGSSYLYRAYHALPDLRNGEGLPTGAIYGMINMLRKLRNDYPAQYIACVFDAKGKTFRDDMYPAYKEHRPSMPEDLAKQIEPIHEAVRALGWPIVVVEGVEADDVIGTLALQASQQGVNTVVSTGDKDLAQLVNDTVTLVNTMSGEVLDPPGVVAKFGVPPERIVDYLSLIGDAVDNVPGVPKVGPKTAVKWLTEYGTLDDIMGNAEKIKGVVGENLRNTLEWLPRARELVTVKTDCDLSGAVADFQALHDLGEDKEKLIAFFQRYGFKSWLREATGESLPNARAAARAVPKAAPAQGGLFDAPAQADAPAEDVPPAEIRYETVTTEAALDEWLRKIADAPIVAIDTETTSLDPMLAQLVGISLSVEPGAAAYIPVAHRGPDVAGLENHGQLSREYVLERMRGWLEDPARPKLGQHLKYDSHVFANHGVALRGIAHDTMLESYVLASYRNHGMDSLAERLLSLKTITYEEVCGKGANQIGFDQIDLPRATEYAAEDADVTLRLHRKMQPQLEASEGLKYVYEQIEIPVSVVLQKIERNGVLIDADRLAAQSAELGLRMMDLERAAHDAAGQPFNLGSPKQIGEILFNQMKLPVVKKTASGAPSTDEEVLQKLADDYPLPKLLLDYRGLSKLKSTYTDKLPKMVNPNTGRVHTSYGQATAVTGRLASTDPNLQNIPVRTEEGRRIREAFIAAPGNVIVSADYSQIELRIMAHISGDENLLRAFANGEDIHRATAGEIFGVEREAVSSEQRRYAKVINFGLIYGMSAFGLASNLGIEREAAKHYIDRYFMRYPGVAHYMEQTRQTAREQGYVETVFGRRLWLPDINGGNGPRRQAAERAAINAPMQGTAADLIKLSMIAVQDWLEGERLGTRQIMQVHDELVLEVPQAELELVRVKLPELMCAVATLNVPLVAEVGSGANWEEAH, from the coding sequence ATGTCGGATAGTCCAAAAACACTCTTGCTCGTCGATGGATCGAGCTATCTATATCGCGCGTATCACGCTCTGCCGGACCTGAGGAATGGCGAAGGTCTGCCCACGGGGGCAATCTACGGCATGATCAATATGCTGCGCAAGCTGCGCAATGATTACCCGGCACAGTATATCGCCTGTGTGTTCGACGCCAAGGGCAAGACGTTCCGGGATGACATGTATCCGGCATACAAGGAGCATCGCCCGTCGATGCCCGAGGACCTCGCGAAGCAGATCGAGCCGATCCACGAGGCCGTGCGCGCGCTTGGCTGGCCGATCGTGGTCGTGGAAGGCGTGGAGGCCGACGACGTGATCGGCACGCTCGCGCTCCAGGCGTCGCAGCAGGGCGTGAACACGGTCGTTTCTACGGGCGACAAGGATCTTGCGCAGCTCGTCAATGACACCGTCACGTTGGTCAACACCATGAGCGGCGAGGTTCTCGACCCGCCGGGCGTGGTGGCGAAGTTTGGCGTGCCGCCCGAGCGCATCGTCGACTACCTGTCGCTGATCGGTGACGCCGTGGACAACGTGCCCGGCGTGCCGAAGGTCGGTCCGAAGACCGCGGTCAAATGGCTGACCGAATACGGCACGCTGGACGACATCATGGGTAACGCCGAGAAGATCAAGGGCGTGGTAGGCGAGAATCTGCGCAACACGCTCGAATGGCTCCCGCGCGCGCGGGAACTGGTCACGGTCAAGACCGATTGCGACCTGAGCGGTGCCGTTGCCGATTTCCAGGCGCTGCACGACCTTGGCGAAGACAAGGAAAAGCTGATCGCGTTCTTCCAGCGCTACGGATTCAAGTCGTGGCTGCGCGAGGCAACCGGTGAGTCGCTGCCGAACGCACGCGCGGCAGCGCGCGCGGTGCCGAAGGCCGCGCCGGCGCAGGGTGGGCTGTTCGATGCGCCGGCGCAAGCCGACGCCCCAGCCGAAGATGTGCCCCCGGCCGAGATCCGCTACGAGACCGTGACCACCGAGGCCGCGCTCGATGAATGGCTGCGCAAGATCGCCGATGCGCCGATCGTCGCCATCGATACCGAAACGACCTCGCTCGATCCGATGCTGGCGCAGCTCGTCGGCATCTCGCTGTCCGTCGAGCCGGGCGCGGCTGCCTATATTCCCGTGGCGCATCGCGGCCCGGACGTCGCGGGTCTCGAGAACCATGGCCAGCTCTCGCGCGAGTACGTGCTCGAGCGTATGCGCGGATGGCTCGAGGATCCGGCGCGTCCGAAGCTCGGTCAGCACCTGAAGTACGACTCGCACGTGTTTGCCAACCACGGCGTAGCGCTGCGCGGCATCGCGCATGACACGATGCTGGAAAGCTATGTGCTGGCTTCGTACCGCAATCACGGCATGGACAGCCTGGCCGAGCGCTTGCTGAGCCTGAAGACGATCACGTACGAGGAAGTTTGTGGCAAGGGCGCGAACCAGATCGGCTTCGACCAGATCGACCTGCCGCGCGCCACCGAATATGCGGCCGAGGATGCCGACGTGACACTGCGCCTGCATCGCAAGATGCAGCCGCAGCTCGAGGCATCGGAAGGGCTGAAGTACGTCTACGAACAGATTGAGATCCCGGTCTCGGTGGTGCTGCAGAAGATCGAGCGCAACGGCGTGCTGATCGATGCCGACCGCCTGGCCGCGCAGAGCGCCGAGCTGGGTCTACGCATGATGGACCTCGAGCGTGCCGCGCACGATGCGGCGGGCCAGCCGTTCAATCTCGGATCGCCGAAGCAGATCGGCGAGATCCTGTTCAACCAGATGAAGCTGCCGGTGGTCAAGAAGACCGCCAGCGGCGCGCCGTCGACCGATGAAGAGGTGCTGCAGAAGCTGGCGGACGACTATCCGCTGCCCAAGCTGCTGCTGGACTACCGGGGCCTGTCGAAGCTGAAGTCCACCTACACGGACAAGCTGCCGAAGATGGTCAACCCGAATACCGGGCGCGTGCATACGAGCTACGGGCAGGCCACTGCGGTGACGGGTCGCCTCGCATCGACCGATCCGAACCTGCAGAACATTCCGGTGCGCACCGAGGAAGGTCGCCGCATTCGCGAGGCGTTCATCGCCGCGCCCGGCAACGTGATCGTCTCGGCCGACTATTCGCAGATCGAACTGCGCATCATGGCGCATATCTCGGGCGACGAGAACCTGCTGCGCGCGTTCGCCAATGGCGAGGATATTCACCGTGCCACGGCTGGCGAAATCTTTGGCGTCGAGCGCGAGGCCGTCAGCAGCGAGCAGCGCCGCTATGCGAAGGTGATCAACTTCGGTCTGATCTATGGCATGAGCGCGTTCGGCCTGGCCAGCAACCTTGGCATCGAGCGCGAGGCGGCCAAGCACTATATCGACCGCTACTTCATGCGTTACCCCGGCGTGGCGCACTACATGGAGCAGACGCGCCAGACGGCGCGCGAGCAGGGCTATGTCGAGACTGTGTTCGGCCGCCGCCTCTGGCTGCCGGACATCAACGGCGGCAATGGCCCGCGCCGTCAGGCCGCAGAACGCGCGGCCATCAACGCGCCGATGCAGGGCACCGCGGCCGATCTGATCAAGCTGTCGATGATCGCCGTGCAGGACTGGCTCGAAGGCGAGCGTCTCGGCACGCGCCAGATCATGCAGGTGCATGATGAACTGGTGCTCGAAGTGCCGCAGGCCGAACTCGAACTTGTCCGCGTGAAGCTGCCCGAGCTGATGTGCGCGGTGGCCACCCTCAATGTGCCGCTGGTTGCCGAAGTGGGTAGTGGCGCGAACTGGGAAGAGGCCCACTGA